In a single window of the Amycolatopsis sp. cg5 genome:
- a CDS encoding cytochrome P450 produces the protein MTDVAGSPTLAWPMERVCPFGPPAEYRRLRAEKPVTKVLLASGMTIWAVSRLEDIRQLLTDPRFSSDRHAPGFPRIIKDQKIMPGFRSSLVEMDAPEHGEKRREVLSEFTIRRVKAMAPRIQEIVDERIDAILDGPKPADLVKSLALPVPSLVICELLGVPYGDHEFFESRTYAMLSRDKVLAERQAAFGDLLTFLDDLVTAKEADPGDDLLGRLILKQRAGGGVRHRDLKELAFLLLVAGHETTANMTSLGVLTLLEHPDQLKKMVEDPSRTLNAIEELLRFLTIAEAAGLRVATDDVEIGGQLIRAGEGVIALTISGNRDAEAFVDPDEFEIERSARHHVAFGFGIHQCLGANLARLELQIIFDTLFRRIPGLRLAVPAAELPYKTETTIYGLHELPVTW, from the coding sequence ATGACCGACGTGGCCGGCTCGCCGACACTCGCCTGGCCGATGGAGCGGGTTTGCCCGTTCGGTCCGCCCGCCGAGTATCGCCGGTTACGTGCCGAGAAGCCCGTCACGAAGGTCCTGCTGGCGTCCGGAATGACGATCTGGGCGGTGTCCAGGCTCGAGGACATCCGGCAGCTGCTGACCGATCCGCGGTTCAGCTCGGACCGGCACGCGCCGGGGTTCCCGCGGATCATCAAGGACCAGAAGATCATGCCTGGCTTCCGGTCCTCGCTCGTCGAGATGGACGCGCCGGAGCACGGCGAGAAGCGCCGCGAGGTGCTCAGCGAGTTCACCATCCGGCGGGTCAAGGCCATGGCGCCGCGCATCCAGGAGATCGTCGACGAGCGGATCGACGCGATACTCGACGGCCCCAAGCCCGCCGATCTCGTCAAGTCGCTCGCGCTTCCGGTGCCCTCACTGGTGATCTGCGAACTGCTCGGCGTGCCGTACGGCGATCACGAGTTCTTCGAGTCGCGCACGTACGCGATGCTCAGCCGCGACAAGGTGCTCGCCGAGCGGCAGGCCGCTTTCGGCGATCTGCTGACGTTCCTCGACGATCTGGTCACCGCCAAGGAAGCCGACCCCGGCGACGATCTGCTGGGCAGGCTGATCCTCAAGCAGCGCGCCGGCGGTGGCGTCCGGCACCGGGACCTCAAGGAACTCGCGTTCCTGTTGCTGGTCGCCGGGCACGAAACGACGGCGAACATGACCTCGCTCGGCGTTTTGACGCTGCTGGAACATCCCGATCAGCTGAAGAAAATGGTCGAAGACCCGAGCAGAACACTCAACGCCATCGAAGAATTGCTGCGTTTTCTGACGATCGCGGAGGCCGCCGGACTGCGGGTCGCCACCGACGACGTCGAAATCGGCGGGCAATTGATCCGAGCGGGTGAAGGTGTCATCGCTTTGACGATTTCCGGGAACCGCGACGCCGAGGCGTTCGTTGATCCGGATGAGTTCGAAATCGAACGCAGCGCGCGGCATCACGTCGCGTTCGGCTTCGGTATTCACCAATGCCTCGGCGCGAACCTGGCCAGGCTGGAGCTCCAGATCATCTTCGACACGCTGTTCCGGCGCATTCCGGGACTACGGCTCGCGGTACCCGCCGCCGAACTTCCGTACAAGACGGAGACAACTATTTACGGCCTGCACGAACTGCCGGTCACATGGTGA
- a CDS encoding TetR/AcrR family transcriptional regulator has protein sequence MKAESGVPLRADARRNRDQIIAAAKTIFVEQGPDAPMEDIARAAAVGVGTLYRRFPDRETLIREVARDNFARVLTEARAALAEEPTAWDALVRFLRFSQELRLSVQLAMLSPQAEAAIACDPLTGEFRRALLGELETVVKNAQAEGALRPDVGAGDVALVFTLLLRQLPNKLDNIDSAAERVMGLMLDGLRAQPGSALPGRVLTSEDLLP, from the coding sequence ATGAAGGCCGAATCCGGGGTGCCCTTGCGGGCGGACGCGCGCCGTAACCGTGACCAGATCATCGCCGCGGCCAAGACGATCTTCGTCGAGCAGGGCCCTGACGCCCCGATGGAGGACATCGCGCGGGCGGCGGCGGTCGGGGTCGGAACGCTCTATCGGCGGTTTCCCGACCGGGAGACGTTGATCAGGGAGGTCGCGCGCGACAACTTCGCGCGCGTGCTCACCGAGGCGCGCGCCGCGCTCGCGGAGGAGCCGACGGCGTGGGACGCGCTGGTGCGGTTTCTGCGGTTCTCGCAGGAGCTGAGGCTGTCCGTGCAGCTCGCGATGCTCTCGCCGCAGGCAGAGGCCGCAATCGCTTGCGACCCGCTGACCGGCGAGTTCCGGCGGGCGTTGCTGGGTGAGCTGGAGACGGTCGTCAAGAACGCGCAGGCCGAGGGCGCGCTACGGCCGGACGTCGGCGCGGGCGATGTGGCGCTGGTGTTCACGCTGCTGCTGCGGCAGCTGCCGAACAAGCTCGACAACATCGATTCGGCGGCCGAGCGGGTGATGGGGCTGATGCTGGACGGGCTGCGCGCCCAGCCCGGCAGCGCACTGCCGGGCCGGGTGCTGACCAGTGAGGACCTGCTGCCCTAG
- a CDS encoding aldehyde dehydrogenase family protein, protein MSDRISVAKTYKLYIGGKFPRSESGRVYPVNDTKGKFLANAAHASRKDVRDAVVAARKAFGGWSAATAYNRGQVLYRVAEMLEGRREQFVSEVAASEGVAAKKAQSLVDTAIDRWVWYAGWTDKIATVLGAANPVAGPYFSFTVPEPTGVVGVLAPQQSSLLGLVSVLAPVLATGSTAVVVSSADRPLPAITLSEVLATSDLPGGVANILTGRASELGSWLASHGDVNALDPTGAEPSARAGLAREAANTVKRVLTVPDAEPDWTDTPDISRLRRYLEAKTVWHPLGV, encoded by the coding sequence ATGTCTGACCGCATTTCCGTCGCGAAGACGTACAAGCTCTACATCGGCGGCAAGTTCCCGCGCTCGGAGTCCGGCCGGGTGTATCCGGTCAACGACACCAAGGGCAAGTTCCTGGCCAACGCGGCGCACGCGTCCCGAAAGGACGTTCGCGACGCGGTTGTGGCCGCACGCAAGGCTTTCGGCGGCTGGTCGGCCGCGACCGCGTACAACCGCGGGCAGGTGCTGTACCGGGTGGCCGAGATGCTCGAAGGCCGTCGCGAGCAGTTCGTGTCCGAGGTGGCCGCGTCCGAGGGCGTCGCCGCGAAGAAGGCACAGTCCCTTGTGGACACCGCGATCGACCGCTGGGTCTGGTACGCGGGCTGGACGGACAAGATCGCGACCGTGCTCGGCGCGGCGAACCCGGTCGCCGGCCCGTACTTCTCTTTCACCGTACCGGAACCGACCGGCGTGGTCGGCGTGCTCGCGCCGCAGCAGTCGTCACTGCTCGGCCTGGTCAGCGTGCTCGCGCCGGTGCTCGCCACCGGTTCGACGGCCGTCGTCGTGTCCAGCGCCGACCGCCCGCTGCCCGCGATCACGCTGTCCGAGGTGCTCGCGACGTCCGACCTGCCCGGCGGCGTGGCGAACATCCTCACCGGCCGCGCCTCGGAACTCGGCTCCTGGCTCGCCTCGCACGGCGACGTCAACGCGCTCGACCCGACCGGCGCCGAGCCCTCGGCCCGCGCCGGCCTCGCCCGCGAGGCCGCCAACACGGTCAAGCGGGTCCTGACGGTGCCCGACGCCGAACCCGACTGGACGGACACGCCCGACATCTCCCGGCTGCGCCGCTACCTCGAGGCCAAGACGGTCTGGCACCCACTGGGCGTCTAG
- a CDS encoding aldehyde dehydrogenase family protein yields the protein MGIFEYAPAPESRDIANLKPNYRPFLGGEFVDGNGEPLKTINPATEEVLAEVGTASVSDVDVAVKAARKAYNNVWSKMPGSERAKYLFRIARLIQERSRELAVLESLDNGKPIKESRDSDVPTAAAHFFYHAGWADKLDYAGLGPNPRPLGVAGQIIPWNFPLLMLAWKIAPALATGNTVVLKPAETTPLTALVFAEICQQAELPPGVVNILPGAGDIGQSIVEHGDVDKIAFTGSTDVGKLIQRQVAGTAKKLTLELGGKAANVVFDDAPLDQAVEGIVNGIFFNQGHVCCAGSRLLVQESVAEEVMEKLKYRVSTLRLGDPLDKNTDIGAINSAEQLSKIKGLVESGDTEGAHRWTSPCPVPERGFFFAPTVFSDVQQSMRIAREEIFGPVLSVLTFRTPDEAVTKANNTPYGLSAGIWTEKGSRILWMANQLRAGVVWANTFNRFDPAAPFGGYQESGFGREGGRTGLEAYLNV from the coding sequence ATGGGTATCTTCGAGTACGCGCCCGCGCCCGAATCGCGCGACATCGCGAACCTCAAGCCGAACTACCGGCCCTTCTTGGGCGGCGAGTTCGTCGACGGCAACGGTGAGCCGCTCAAGACGATCAACCCGGCGACCGAAGAGGTGCTGGCCGAGGTCGGCACCGCGTCGGTGTCCGATGTGGACGTCGCGGTCAAGGCGGCGCGCAAGGCGTACAACAACGTCTGGTCGAAGATGCCGGGCAGCGAGCGCGCGAAGTACCTCTTCCGCATCGCGCGGCTGATCCAGGAGCGCTCGCGCGAGCTGGCCGTGCTGGAGAGCCTCGACAACGGCAAGCCGATCAAGGAATCGCGTGACTCGGACGTCCCGACGGCCGCCGCGCACTTCTTCTACCACGCGGGCTGGGCGGACAAGCTCGACTACGCGGGCCTCGGCCCCAACCCGCGGCCCCTGGGTGTCGCCGGCCAGATCATCCCGTGGAACTTCCCGCTGCTGATGCTGGCGTGGAAGATCGCGCCCGCGCTGGCCACCGGCAACACGGTCGTGCTCAAGCCAGCCGAGACGACGCCGCTGACCGCGCTCGTGTTCGCCGAGATCTGCCAGCAGGCGGAACTTCCGCCCGGCGTGGTGAACATCCTGCCCGGCGCGGGTGACATTGGGCAGTCCATTGTGGAGCACGGTGATGTCGACAAGATCGCCTTCACCGGCTCGACGGACGTCGGCAAGCTGATCCAGCGTCAGGTCGCGGGCACGGCGAAGAAGCTCACGCTGGAGCTCGGCGGCAAGGCGGCGAACGTGGTGTTCGACGACGCGCCGCTCGACCAGGCCGTCGAGGGCATCGTCAACGGCATCTTCTTCAACCAGGGCCACGTCTGCTGCGCCGGCTCGCGGCTGCTGGTCCAGGAATCCGTCGCCGAAGAGGTGATGGAGAAGCTCAAGTACCGCGTGTCCACGCTGCGCCTCGGCGACCCGCTGGACAAGAACACCGACATCGGCGCCATCAACTCGGCCGAGCAGCTCAGCAAGATCAAGGGCCTCGTCGAGTCCGGCGACACCGAGGGCGCGCACCGCTGGACCAGCCCGTGCCCGGTGCCGGAACGCGGATTCTTCTTCGCTCCCACCGTGTTCTCGGACGTGCAGCAGTCGATGCGCATCGCACGCGAGGAGATCTTCGGCCCGGTGCTGTCGGTGCTGACCTTCCGCACGCCGGACGAGGCCGTCACCAAGGCGAACAACACGCCGTACGGGCTGTCCGCCGGCATCTGGACCGAGAAGGGCTCGCGCATCCTGTGGATGGCGAACCAGCTGCGTGCCGGGGTCGTCTGGGCCAACACGTTCAACCGCTTCGACCCCGCCGCGCCGTTCGGCGGGTACCAGGAATCGGGATTCGGCCGCGAGGGCGGGCGCACCGGGCTGGAGGCCTACCTCAATGTCTGA
- the deoC gene encoding deoxyribose-phosphate aldolase, which yields MTATTATSATSATPTPLADATRDEASLRRFLHGLPGVDQVGVEQRAAGLGTRSIKKAAKLWAIDTAISMVDLTTLEGADTHGKVRALTAKAKRPDPERPDTPKVAAVCVYPDLVATAVETLAGTGINVASVATGFPAGRTSREIKLADVKIAVDAGADEVDMVIDRGAFLEGRYGQVFEEIQAIKAACGDAHLKVILETGELATYDNVRRASWLALLAGGDFIKTSTGKVSPAATLPVTHVMLQAVRDWRDTTGDLRGVKPAGGIRTTKDAIKYLVAVHEVAGEEWLSPHLFRFGASSLLNDLLLQRRTQADGHYSGPDYVTVD from the coding sequence ATGACAGCTACGACGGCAACGTCCGCCACGTCGGCCACCCCGACGCCGCTGGCGGACGCGACTCGCGACGAGGCGAGCCTGCGCCGGTTCCTGCACGGGCTGCCCGGCGTCGACCAGGTCGGCGTCGAACAGCGCGCGGCGGGGCTCGGCACGCGCAGTATCAAGAAGGCCGCGAAGCTCTGGGCGATCGACACCGCCATCTCGATGGTCGACCTGACCACCCTCGAGGGCGCCGACACCCACGGCAAGGTCCGCGCGCTCACCGCGAAGGCGAAACGGCCCGACCCCGAGCGCCCCGACACGCCGAAGGTCGCGGCCGTCTGCGTGTACCCCGACCTGGTGGCGACCGCCGTCGAGACGCTGGCAGGCACCGGGATCAACGTCGCCAGCGTGGCGACCGGGTTCCCGGCCGGGCGCACCAGCCGGGAGATCAAGCTCGCCGACGTCAAGATCGCCGTCGACGCGGGCGCCGACGAGGTCGACATGGTGATCGACCGCGGCGCGTTCCTCGAAGGCCGCTACGGGCAGGTCTTCGAGGAGATCCAGGCCATCAAGGCCGCGTGCGGCGACGCGCACCTCAAGGTCATCCTCGAAACCGGTGAGCTCGCGACGTACGACAACGTGCGCCGCGCGTCGTGGCTGGCGCTGCTGGCCGGCGGCGACTTCATCAAGACCTCGACCGGCAAGGTCTCCCCCGCGGCGACGCTGCCGGTCACGCACGTGATGCTGCAGGCCGTCCGCGACTGGCGCGACACCACCGGTGACCTGCGCGGCGTGAAGCCCGCGGGCGGCATCCGCACCACGAAGGACGCCATCAAATACCTGGTCGCGGTGCACGAGGTCGCCGGCGAGGAATGGCTTTCGCCGCACCTCTTCCGCTTCGGCGCCTCCAGCCTTCTCAACGACCTCCTGCTGCAGCGCCGCACTCAGGCCGACGGCCACTACAGCGGTCCCGACTATGTGACGGTGGACTGA
- a CDS encoding serine hydrolase domain-containing protein, producing the protein MQRTILSIACAATLLVSAVPASAAPDARQVAMDAAVAAGVPGMVAVADGFRGVSGVAAVDRPGKPNASGRWRVASVSKVFTATLVLQLADAKKIGLDQPIQQYLPGLLPYQEPITVRQLLNHTSGVPRDLTPEQGWGSLPEIDTERFEHFSPEQQIKLSTQQPLLFKPGTSWSYSNTGFNILGVLVEKITHRPLAQVLAQRITGPLHLRETSLPLDFPFLPDPAARGYEQLYPAPRGLTDVTTYNYTRYFGAGDVVSSGADLNRFFGALLGGKLFSAEMLKEMKTTVPVSGELSYGLGLMKYDLPAELCGKAVAIYGHGGDLPGFNTLSFHDGAGKQISTLATIDVTASPDMALKRQLPMIHEFCPNPQIPPAAKRAAQPLLPTL; encoded by the coding sequence ATGCAGCGGACGATCCTGTCCATCGCTTGTGCCGCAACACTTCTCGTCAGCGCGGTGCCCGCTTCGGCGGCGCCGGACGCGCGCCAGGTGGCCATGGACGCCGCCGTCGCGGCCGGTGTGCCCGGCATGGTCGCGGTCGCCGACGGCTTCCGCGGGGTCAGCGGGGTCGCCGCCGTCGACCGGCCCGGCAAGCCGAACGCGTCGGGCCGGTGGCGGGTCGCGAGCGTGTCGAAGGTGTTCACCGCGACGCTCGTGCTGCAGCTCGCCGACGCCAAGAAGATCGGGCTGGACCAGCCGATCCAGCAGTATCTGCCCGGCTTGCTGCCGTATCAGGAGCCCATCACCGTCCGCCAGCTGCTGAACCACACCAGCGGTGTCCCGCGTGACCTGACGCCCGAGCAGGGCTGGGGGTCGCTGCCCGAAATCGACACCGAGCGCTTCGAGCACTTCAGTCCCGAGCAGCAGATCAAGCTGAGCACGCAACAGCCGCTGCTGTTCAAGCCCGGCACGAGCTGGTCGTACTCGAACACCGGCTTCAACATCCTCGGCGTGCTGGTCGAGAAGATCACCCACCGGCCGCTCGCCCAGGTACTGGCCCAGCGCATCACCGGTCCGCTGCACCTGCGCGAAACCTCGCTTCCGCTCGACTTCCCGTTCCTGCCGGACCCGGCGGCCCGCGGCTACGAGCAGCTCTACCCGGCGCCGCGCGGCCTGACCGACGTCACGACGTACAACTACACGCGCTACTTCGGCGCGGGCGACGTCGTCTCCAGCGGCGCCGATCTCAACCGGTTCTTCGGCGCGCTGCTCGGCGGAAAGCTCTTCAGCGCGGAGATGCTGAAGGAAATGAAGACCACCGTGCCCGTCAGCGGCGAGCTCTCGTACGGCCTCGGCCTGATGAAGTACGACCTGCCCGCCGAGCTGTGCGGCAAAGCGGTCGCCATCTACGGCCACGGCGGCGACCTGCCCGGCTTCAACACGCTCAGCTTCCACGACGGCGCGGGCAAGCAGATCTCGACGCTCGCGACGATCGACGTCACCGCCTCGCCGGACATGGCGCTCAAGCGGCAGCTGCCGATGATCCACGAGTTCTGCCCGAACCCGCAGATCCCGCCTGCGGCGAAGCGCGCGGCCCAGCCGTTGCTGCCCACCCTCTGA
- a CDS encoding DUF1707 domain-containing protein codes for MRASDADRERVAQVLHGALAEGRITINELEERLSTVYAAKTLGELKPVTADLPVSSGVIEPATTRALGFPDNRIGGHPGSAVSIGVMSGAVRKGSWVLPPNHNSFAFWGGAEIDLRNARFAEKQSTISAIAIMGGIEITVPDDINVDVTGIGFMGAFHLEDKAGTPPAPPTAPTVKITGLAFWGGVVVTRKRRKPDVKELDS; via the coding sequence ATGCGTGCTTCCGACGCCGACCGTGAGCGCGTCGCGCAGGTGCTGCACGGCGCGCTGGCCGAGGGCCGCATCACGATCAACGAGCTCGAAGAGCGCCTCAGCACCGTCTACGCGGCGAAGACGCTGGGCGAGCTCAAGCCGGTCACGGCCGATCTGCCGGTCAGCTCCGGGGTGATCGAACCCGCGACCACGCGCGCGCTCGGGTTCCCGGACAACCGCATCGGCGGGCATCCCGGCTCGGCCGTGTCGATCGGTGTGATGTCCGGCGCGGTGCGCAAGGGCAGCTGGGTGCTTCCGCCCAACCACAACAGTTTCGCGTTCTGGGGCGGCGCCGAGATCGACCTGCGCAACGCCCGGTTCGCCGAGAAGCAGTCGACCATTTCGGCCATCGCGATCATGGGCGGCATCGAGATCACCGTGCCGGACGACATCAACGTCGACGTGACCGGGATCGGTTTCATGGGCGCGTTCCACCTCGAGGACAAGGCGGGCACGCCGCCCGCGCCGCCGACCGCGCCGACGGTGAAGATCACCGGCCTGGCGTTCTGGGGCGGGGTCGTGGTGACGCGCAAACGGCGTAAGCCCGACGTCAAAGAACTCGACAGCTAG
- the upp gene encoding uracil phosphoribosyltransferase — protein sequence MDVLVVDHPLAKARLSTMRDARTDSAAFRAALHELSMMLVYEATRDAPVRTERIHTPVARTDGYRLASPPLLVPVLRAGLGMADQAHKLIPDAQMGFVGLARDEETLQPVPYLESLPESLADRPVLVLDPMLATGGSMEYTIRLLTGRGATDVTAICALAAPEGIAHLEKTGLPVRVVTASIDERLNDSGFIVPGLGDAGDRQYGAV from the coding sequence ATGGACGTGCTCGTCGTTGACCACCCGCTGGCGAAGGCCAGGCTCTCCACCATGCGTGACGCCCGCACGGACAGTGCCGCGTTCCGCGCCGCGCTGCACGAGCTGTCGATGATGCTCGTGTACGAGGCCACCCGCGACGCGCCGGTGCGCACCGAGCGGATCCACACGCCGGTCGCGCGGACCGACGGCTACCGGCTGGCCAGCCCGCCGCTGCTGGTGCCGGTGCTCCGCGCCGGGCTCGGCATGGCCGACCAGGCGCACAAGCTGATCCCGGACGCGCAGATGGGCTTCGTCGGCCTCGCCCGCGACGAGGAGACGTTGCAGCCGGTCCCGTACCTGGAGTCGCTGCCCGAGTCGCTCGCCGACCGGCCGGTGCTGGTGCTCGACCCGATGCTCGCCACCGGCGGCTCGATGGAGTACACGATCCGCCTGCTCACCGGCCGCGGCGCCACCGACGTGACCGCGATCTGCGCGCTCGCCGCGCCGGAGGGCATCGCTCACCTGGAGAAGACCGGCCTGCCCGTGCGCGTGGTCACGGCCAGCATCGACGAGCGGCTCAACGACTCCGGCTTCATCGTGCCGGGTCTCGGTGACGCCGGTGACAGGCAGTACGGCGCGGTCTGA
- a CDS encoding TetR/AcrR family transcriptional regulator, which translates to MPRPKTHDEALRVKLLDRAGVLLSTEGPKALSLRKLAADVDTSTTAVYSLFGSKPDLVSALYIEGFRRFGRRLAAVPRTGDPIEDLVQLGLAYRASALADPHLYPIMFTKSVPGFEPNEEAVRLAAEAANALAVIVQIGVDAGVFIDVPPTSIAVGCWGIVHGLVTLELNGNLPPDFEPESGYAAALRANARGWLKPEVFGA; encoded by the coding sequence ATGCCTCGCCCCAAGACCCACGACGAAGCCTTGCGAGTCAAGCTGCTCGACCGCGCTGGCGTGCTTCTTTCCACCGAGGGCCCCAAGGCGCTGAGCCTGCGGAAACTCGCCGCCGACGTCGACACGTCGACCACCGCGGTGTACTCGCTGTTCGGCAGCAAACCCGATCTGGTCAGCGCTCTCTACATCGAGGGATTCCGGCGTTTCGGACGGCGCCTGGCCGCCGTCCCCCGCACGGGTGACCCGATCGAGGATCTGGTCCAGCTCGGTTTGGCCTACCGCGCCAGCGCGCTCGCGGACCCGCATCTATACCCGATCATGTTCACGAAGTCGGTACCCGGCTTCGAGCCGAACGAGGAAGCCGTCCGCCTCGCGGCCGAAGCGGCCAACGCGCTCGCGGTGATCGTCCAGATCGGCGTCGACGCCGGCGTGTTCATCGACGTGCCGCCGACGTCGATCGCGGTCGGCTGCTGGGGCATCGTGCACGGCCTGGTCACGCTGGAGCTCAACGGCAACCTGCCGCCGGACTTCGAGCCCGAGAGCGGCTACGCGGCCGCGCTGCGCGCCAACGCCCGAGGCTGGCTCAAGCCCGAGGTCTTCGGAGCCTGA
- a CDS encoding MerR family transcriptional regulator, which produces MSYSIAEAARRSGLSIDTLRYYERIKLLEPPARDTAGRRAYSDADLTWLEFLTKLRTTGMPIKSMREYASLRHRGTASAGRRKALLVEQRQAVASRIAELQSCMEILNYKIDNYDQIERKHRDVLAIEPVVEGLSA; this is translated from the coding sequence ATGAGCTACTCGATTGCGGAAGCCGCTCGCCGTAGCGGGTTGTCGATCGACACCCTGAGGTACTACGAGCGCATCAAGCTGCTGGAACCGCCCGCGCGGGACACGGCGGGCAGGCGTGCGTACTCCGACGCCGACCTCACCTGGCTCGAGTTCCTGACAAAGCTGCGCACCACCGGCATGCCGATCAAGAGCATGCGTGAGTACGCCTCACTCCGGCACCGCGGCACCGCCAGCGCCGGCCGCCGCAAGGCGCTGCTGGTCGAACAGCGGCAGGCGGTCGCCTCGCGGATCGCCGAGCTCCAGTCGTGCATGGAGATTCTCAACTACAAGATCGACAACTACGACCAGATCGAGCGCAAGCACCGCGACGTGCTGGCCATCGAGCCTGTGGTGGAGGGACTGTCAGCGTGA
- a CDS encoding aldo/keto reductase has translation MGMSQAYGVRDNDDESVATIHRALELGVTLLDTANVYADGVNEELVGRAIADRRDQVVLATKFGITWTDGGMKARGGAAYVKQCCEDSLRRLGVDHIDLYYQHRVDPENIEETWGALAELAAEGKIRYAGISEASAESIRRAHAVFSVTALQSEWSLWTRGIEDEVLGVCRELGIGIVPFSPLGRGFLTGNVTSVADLPADDMRRNLPRFAEGNFERNMAIVEALRALAAERGVTAGQLALAWVSSQGDDVVPIPGTKRRKYLDENVAAAGIELSDADLKAIEDAAPLSAVAGERYPESIARAAGK, from the coding sequence ATGGGGATGAGCCAGGCGTACGGGGTCCGTGACAACGATGACGAGTCGGTCGCGACCATCCACCGCGCGCTGGAACTGGGCGTCACGCTGCTGGACACGGCGAACGTGTACGCCGACGGGGTCAACGAGGAACTGGTCGGGCGGGCCATCGCGGACCGGCGTGACCAGGTGGTGCTGGCGACGAAGTTCGGGATCACCTGGACCGACGGCGGGATGAAGGCGCGCGGCGGCGCCGCGTACGTGAAGCAGTGCTGTGAGGACTCGCTGCGGCGCCTCGGCGTCGACCACATCGACCTCTACTACCAGCACCGGGTCGATCCCGAGAACATCGAGGAGACCTGGGGCGCGCTGGCCGAGCTGGCCGCCGAGGGCAAGATCCGGTACGCCGGGATCTCGGAGGCCTCGGCCGAGTCGATCCGGCGTGCGCACGCGGTGTTCTCGGTGACGGCGCTGCAGAGCGAATGGTCGCTGTGGACCCGCGGCATCGAGGACGAGGTGCTGGGCGTCTGCCGGGAACTGGGCATCGGGATCGTCCCGTTCTCGCCGCTGGGCCGCGGCTTCCTGACCGGGAACGTCACCTCGGTCGCCGACCTGCCTGCCGACGACATGCGCCGGAACCTGCCGCGCTTCGCCGAGGGGAACTTCGAGCGCAACATGGCGATCGTCGAGGCGCTGCGCGCGCTCGCCGCCGAGCGGGGCGTCACGGCCGGGCAGCTCGCGCTGGCCTGGGTTTCCAGCCAGGGTGACGACGTCGTGCCGATTCCGGGCACCAAGCGCCGTAAGTACCTCGACGAGAACGTCGCCGCGGCCGGGATCGAACTCTCGGACGCGGATCTCAAGGCCATCGAAGACGCGGCGCCATTGTCCGCGGTCGCCGGGGAGCGCTACCCCGAGTCGATCGCCCGCGCCGCCGGAAAGTAG
- a CDS encoding aldo/keto reductase produces MGMSEFYGDADETESVATIHRALELGVRLLDTADMYGVGANEELVGRAIADRRDQVVLATKFGIRRDPADPSVRGVRGDELYVRSAAEASLKRLGVDHIDLYYQHRVDPSTPIEETVGAMASLVEQGKVRHLGLSEASAETIRRAHAVHPITAVQTEWSLWSRDIEAEVVPTCRELGIGIVPYSPLGRGFLTGRYRSQSDFADGDFRLTTQPRLADGNFEKNLAIVEALRALAAERGVTAGQLALAWVMAQGSDVVPIPGTKRRKYLEENVAATDIVLSADDVAAIEAAVPADAVAGERYPEAGMKTING; encoded by the coding sequence ATGGGCATGAGTGAGTTCTACGGCGACGCCGACGAGACCGAGTCGGTCGCCACCATCCACCGCGCGCTGGAACTCGGCGTCCGGCTGCTCGACACCGCCGACATGTACGGCGTCGGCGCGAACGAGGAACTCGTCGGCCGCGCCATCGCCGACCGGCGCGACCAGGTCGTGCTGGCGACCAAGTTCGGCATCAGGCGCGATCCGGCCGACCCGTCGGTCCGTGGCGTCCGCGGTGACGAGCTGTACGTGCGCTCGGCGGCCGAGGCGTCGTTGAAGCGGCTCGGCGTCGACCACATCGACCTGTACTACCAGCACCGGGTGGACCCCTCGACGCCGATCGAGGAGACCGTCGGCGCGATGGCTTCCTTGGTGGAGCAGGGAAAGGTGCGCCACCTCGGGCTGTCCGAGGCTTCGGCCGAGACGATCAGGCGCGCGCACGCGGTGCACCCGATCACGGCCGTCCAGACGGAGTGGTCGTTGTGGTCACGCGACATCGAGGCCGAGGTCGTGCCGACCTGCCGTGAGCTGGGCATCGGGATCGTGCCCTATTCGCCGCTGGGGCGCGGGTTCCTGACCGGGCGCTATCGGTCGCAGTCCGACTTCGCCGACGGCGACTTCCGGCTGACCACCCAGCCGCGGCTGGCCGACGGGAACTTCGAGAAGAACCTCGCCATCGTCGAGGCGTTGCGCGCGCTGGCGGCCGAACGCGGCGTCACCGCCGGTCAGCTCGCGCTCGCCTGGGTCATGGCGCAAGGCTCCGACGTGGTGCCGATTCCGGGCACCAAGCGGCGGAAATACCTGGAGGAGAACGTCGCGGCCACGGACATCGTGCTCAGCGCCGACGACGTCGCCGCCATCGAAGCGGCGGTCCCCGCCGACGCCGTGGCCGGCGAACGCTACCCCGAAGCGGGCATGAAGACGATCAACGGCTGA